One genomic region from Gemmobacter aquarius encodes:
- the ptsP gene encoding phosphoenolpyruvate--protein phosphotransferase, translating to MPERTESDSRKLLRRLRDTLATPGKGQDRLDSITHLIADSMGTEVCSIYLFRDADTLELCATEGLKPESVHQTRMKLGEGLVGRVARTGLPVNTANAPQEKGFRYMPETGEEIYSSFLGVPIQRVGEKLGVLVVQSRTAREFSEDEIYALEVVAMVLAEMTELGLFAGDVDGMRALHKQPVMIRGGTGQEGAAEGRVWLHEARVVVTNPVADDPLTEIDRIRAAVGQLRVSVDDLLAAESLDKDQKQVLEAYRMFAHSRGWLKRMEDDIARGLSAEAAVEKEQSATRARLEQVPDAYLRERLHDLDDLSNRLLRILTGQGHDTGAEMPENPVLVARNIGPAELLEYGRKLKGVVLEEGSVGSHAAIVARALAIPLVIHAGRIVTEALNGDPILVDGDQGIVHLRPEETVARAFRDKIAMQAAAQQRFASLRGLPALSKCGTVTNLLMNAGLMADLPSLEGSGAEGVGLFRTELQFLVRNKMPQRAELAALYARVMDAAKGKRVAFRTLDIGSDKVLPYMKPQDEPNPAMGWRAIRVGLDKPGVLRMQIQALIRASNGRPLTVMFPFISEHGEFTAARDVVMAELDREAAMGHPVPASIEVGAMLETPSLAYAPRAFFDLTDFVSIGGNDLKQFFFAADRENERVRRRYDTLNVSFLRFLDHIIARCAETGTPLSFCGEDAGRPVEAMAFAARGLRTLSMRPASIGPIKSLLRRVDLTQANEVIDKAMATGAESVRPALMDWLATQPE from the coding sequence ATGCCGGAACGGACCGAAAGCGACAGCCGCAAACTCCTCCGCCGCCTGCGCGACACGCTGGCAACCCCCGGCAAGGGGCAGGACCGGCTCGACAGCATCACCCATCTGATCGCCGACAGCATGGGCACCGAGGTGTGCTCGATCTACCTGTTCCGCGATGCCGACACGCTGGAACTCTGCGCCACCGAAGGGCTCAAACCCGAATCCGTCCACCAGACCCGCATGAAACTGGGCGAAGGCCTGGTGGGCCGCGTCGCCCGCACCGGCCTACCCGTCAACACCGCCAATGCCCCGCAGGAAAAGGGCTTCCGGTACATGCCCGAAACCGGCGAAGAGATTTACTCCTCCTTCCTCGGCGTCCCGATCCAGCGCGTCGGCGAAAAGCTCGGCGTCCTCGTCGTGCAATCCAGAACCGCCCGCGAATTTTCCGAAGATGAAATCTACGCCCTCGAAGTCGTGGCCATGGTGCTGGCCGAAATGACCGAACTCGGCCTCTTTGCGGGCGATGTCGACGGCATGCGCGCGTTGCACAAACAGCCTGTGATGATAAGGGGCGGCACGGGTCAGGAAGGCGCCGCCGAAGGCCGCGTCTGGCTCCACGAAGCCCGCGTGGTGGTGACAAACCCCGTCGCCGACGACCCGCTCACCGAAATCGACCGCATCCGCGCCGCGGTGGGCCAGTTGCGCGTCTCGGTCGATGACCTTCTGGCCGCCGAAAGCCTCGACAAAGACCAGAAACAGGTGCTCGAAGCCTACCGCATGTTCGCCCATTCGCGCGGCTGGCTCAAGCGGATGGAGGATGACATCGCGCGCGGTCTCTCCGCCGAAGCCGCTGTGGAAAAGGAACAATCCGCCACCCGCGCGCGGCTGGAACAGGTGCCCGACGCCTACCTGCGCGAACGCCTGCACGACCTCGACGACCTGTCGAACCGCCTGCTCCGCATCCTCACCGGCCAAGGCCACGACACCGGCGCCGAGATGCCTGAAAACCCGGTGCTGGTCGCCCGCAACATCGGCCCCGCCGAACTGCTGGAATATGGCCGCAAGCTGAAAGGTGTGGTGCTGGAAGAAGGCTCCGTCGGCTCCCACGCCGCCATCGTCGCCCGCGCCCTTGCCATCCCGCTTGTGATCCACGCCGGCCGCATCGTGACCGAGGCGCTCAACGGCGACCCGATCCTCGTCGATGGCGACCAAGGCATCGTCCACCTCCGCCCCGAAGAAACCGTCGCCCGCGCCTTCCGCGACAAGATCGCCATGCAGGCCGCCGCCCAGCAGCGTTTCGCCAGCCTGCGCGGCCTGCCCGCGCTGTCGAAATGCGGCACCGTGACGAACCTGTTGATGAACGCAGGCCTGATGGCCGACCTGCCCAGCCTCGAAGGCTCGGGCGCCGAAGGCGTCGGCCTCTTCCGGACCGAGCTGCAATTCCTCGTCCGCAACAAGATGCCGCAACGCGCCGAACTCGCCGCCCTCTATGCCCGCGTCATGGACGCCGCCAAGGGCAAACGCGTCGCCTTCCGCACCCTCGACATCGGGTCCGACAAGGTGCTGCCCTACATGAAGCCGCAAGACGAACCCAACCCCGCCATGGGCTGGCGCGCGATCCGCGTCGGCCTCGACAAGCCGGGCGTGCTGCGGATGCAGATACAGGCGCTGATCCGCGCCTCGAACGGGCGGCCGCTGACGGTCATGTTCCCCTTCATCTCGGAACACGGCGAATTCACCGCAGCGCGTGACGTGGTCATGGCCGAACTCGACCGCGAAGCCGCCATGGGCCACCCCGTGCCCGCCAGCATCGAAGTCGGCGCGATGCTGGAAACCCCCAGCCTCGCCTACGCGCCCCGCGCCTTTTTCGACCTCACCGATTTCGTCTCGATCGGCGGCAACGACCTCAAGCAATTCTTCTTCGCCGCCGACCGCGAGAACGAACGCGTGCGCCGCCGCTACGACACGCTGAACGTGTCCTTCCTGCGCTTTCTCGACCACATCATCGCCCGCTGCGCCGAAACCGGAACGCCGCTATCCTTCTGCGGCGAGGATGCGGGCCGCCCCGTCGAGGCAATGGCTTTCGCCGCCCGCGGCCTCCGCACCCTGTCGATGCGCCCCGCATCCATCGGCCCGATCAAATCGCTCTTGCGCCGCGTCGACCTGACCCAAGCGAACGAAGTGATCGACAAGGCCATGGCAACCGGCGCCGAATCCGTCCGCCCCGCCCTGATGGACTGGCTTGCCACCCAACCCGAGTAA